The DNA sequence TCCACCTCGACATGGATGGGAGGAGGCAGGGCCGGATTAAGCCCTTTAGAGGCCCTAAGAACTTAAGACTTTGGTGCCCCATATATGTGTAAttcaaaatataatcataatataccacacaagattaacagtgagaaagaaaactgtttatttttgtatactttcACTTACATTTGAAACGTTTcttcttaccttttttaaatgCAAAGTCTTTGATCAGATCCATTGGGAATAAAAATTTATCTCCATTCTTGTCTTTGCTCACCAGGGCCACTATGTCGTTATCAAAATAGACTTCAATGCCTTTTTGAGTGGCAGCCTGAACCGAAAATATGTTGGTTTTATATGGTACATAATGGACATCGCACAGTTTTATCTTCCTTTCAGTGCCATTAATGTCTTGAATCATCACAAATGCATCACCACGTTTTGAGTGACATTATCACTGCGGGTTTCATCTGCTATTCGATCCAGTAGAGACTTGGGTCAAAGTTTTCATTGAATGATTCAAACTTTGTAGTCATTTACAATATGCGTGGTTACTCCACAGTCAACCAGGATCAGTTTGTTGTTTGAATTCGGTGGTGTCTGGCTTTTCACTTTGATAACGAATGCAAAATGATCGTTTTTcaaaatgatcattatcattcttccatCACTTTCTCTCGTCTTGTATCTGCATTAGTTAGTATCGTGACTACTCCTTTTACATATTACACACCATCTTCTAGAGTTTGATGATCTTCCAGTATGTCTGGACTCACACATACTTTAGATGTCCCGATTGTCCACAAATATAACACTTTCTTCCACTTTTAATATTCAGCACATTATCAGTTTGTTATTAGCGACTCAGCATTtgcactactactactgttgctttTCACCATTTCCTCGAATTCTCGTAGGGCTGTTTTGAATTCTTGGAATGGCCTCTTTTCTCTGAGTTACCACCGTGGAGAATGGCTTAAAGTTGTTTGGCAATCCTTTGATGATCATTGATATCAGTAAACTATTGCTAACAACTTCTCCTATTGCTTGTAAATTCGTAGCAGCTGTTTCAGCTCTTAACATAAAATTAGTACAACTTTCCGATTTTGATTTTTGAAGGGTAGTGAGTTTTGAATACAGAGTGATTACTCGTTGATTGCTTGAGGATAGATAATGTTCGCGAAGGATATTCAACGCTTCTCTTCCTGTGGCATCCCTCAGCGATAAGCTGAGGGATGCCGTCATCTAGAACCTGAATTATTTCTGCATATGCCTTATCATTCTTGAATTCATCTGGTGGATCAACTTCACCAGCTTCATTAGGTATTGGACATACCGTATAGAATAAATTCTTCTTGGTCCATAACTTATCTCTATGGTGCTTGCACTCCACTATCAAGCACGAATAGAAACGATATTTATGGGAGAAATATACTATCAATAACACCATGGATTTTAACCGGAAACGGAAGTGAagaaattgtttattttattatggtaacaaataaataatcagaTCTTTAGACGAAGACCCAGCCCGGATACCAATGGCGAATCAGTCATTAGATAAATACGGTTCTAATCCAACAGTAGGTACtatcaaatattataattatgtaatgtgCTCGTACCTGTATATTGAAATATTACAATAtggcttttaattttaatttaaacttcAAGGATTGaacaaaaataaaggtttttaagAGAATTAGCGAAATTTTCGACTTCCAATGTTTTCCATTGATGACCAATTCAGCTtgcttttattgaaatattagtgAAAATCGCTCACTGAAATACTCGACCTAGCTGGTCGATTTTTCCACTGCAGACGCCCAATTCAACTTCCCCGTTGTTAGGTTCGTAGGTATTCGTAGTATGTGTTATCTAGATGGAATCTGAATATTCTAATTTAAGTACTTTTCTTTTAATGTACCTAATTGGGATtgggtcccccccttccccttttgcccTAAGCACGTGCTTATTTTCCTTAATGGTTAATCCAGCCCTGGAAGGAGGGTTCAACTATGTCAGGATATCCAGGAAGAGGTCGTGAGACCACAGAGCAATGGAAGGGAGAAACAGACTCGAAGTACTCCATGAACAAATTTTGCcaggattgaagagagagagaacacatacacacacacacacacacacacacacacacacacacaccacacccaacacacacacacacaccaaaacaccacataataaaaaaaatataataaatacaacacacacaactataaaacacatatataaataatcaccGCGCGccccacacactcccccacacacacacacacacacacacacacacacacacaacacacaaccaaacacatataatatataatattaaatatatatttttaaaaatatgggtgtgtgggtgtgtttgtgtgtttgtgtgtgtgtggtgtgtggtgggtgtttcgtgcgtgtgtgtgtgtgtgtgtgtgtgtgtgtgtgtgtgtgtgtaaacattcatATATGAACTGAGAGAAAATGTTAAATTGACAGTCAAAGTACTTcttagcaacaataaaaataacagtgatgatgatagtaataatgataatgataataacaataacaataacaataataacgatggtaatgataataataatgttaataatatttaaaaacattataataatatcaataaaataaaatctaaaactaCCCTAATAATGTAAGatcataatcataacgataatcataatatgtaatatctaatcaaaagataatatataatgataatgatatgattgttAACAATTgatattagtataaaattttaaataccactGACAACAGTAGCTTCATTGATAATAAGGATGTTTAAAGGGAAGGCTTGCAGTAatcattgttgtttatattgCTATTCCTGCCTAAATTACTtatttataatgacgataatcacaGCACTGTTATTGCTTATCAAATCGACAACTagcaatgaatataatgataaaacaacatcatgatttcaataatgatttcatttatcatataatggtaataatgataattatattgctgTTAATCACTCATTTTGGAAAGTTTCTGAATaacgagaagaaaataaaacggcaaatgttatacaaatagtaaagataatgacaataatgatgatagtttgCTAAAAGTAATTGGTATAGTTGTTCAtagtcattattagtagtattactgccactatcattgttactgtaATCTGTATAGGCTTTCCTGCTGTTCTTGTCATCTTTTATAAATTCATGCTTTTTATGCATTATTTCATGTATCTAAGTCTATGTATTACTTTATGATGTCAATATGACCAGATTACGAGATGTAACAGTTGCAGTGAATGCCAATCGaataaaatcccttttaaaagccATTCCTCGAATATCTACATTTTCTGTGATTCTGAAGTGCAAATTCATCGTTTTCTTTATTACGACTGGGAAACACAAGAGATCGatattctgttgattttttttattgcaataacTTTACGATTAttctacatacaatataatatatatacacacaatatccaACACTGACAAAGACATTCACAGCAATATCCAGTTAAATATTCTACAAAACAGAACAACACAGAGACAGCAGAACGGTTATATTTTGGCAACATGAAAGACTATTGACATATCTAAGGCCGAAAGGACAGAGTCGGAGAGAGCAACGTGGCAACATATAAcgtaatattatttatttgcaaTCCGAGGAACTGTCTTGTTTCTGTGCTCTTGAAGTCTGGTATCGATTTGTGACTTCGATGTTCCTGGGAGCCGAGTAGTGGGTATTGACTACCGGAGGGAGGTGGTACTGGTTCCCCACGTCTTGCGGTGGTTGGTATTGGTTGCCTATGTCCTGTGGTGGTTGGTATTGGCTGCCTATTTCCTGTGGTGGCTGGTATTGGTTGGCAACTTCCTGTGGTGGTTGGTATTGGTTGCCAACTTCTTGTGGTGGTTGGTATTGGTTGCCAACTTCCTGTGGTGGCCGGTATTGATTGCCAACTTCCTGTGGTGGTGTCGTATTGTTGCCAActcgtgtggtggtgtggtatttGGTTGCCAACTTCTTGTGGTGGTTGGTATTGGTTGGCAACTTCCTGTGGTGGCTGGTATTGGTTACCAACTTCTTGTGGTGGCTGGTATTGGTTGCCAACTTCTTGTGGTGGTTGGTATTGGTTGCCAACTTCCTGTGGTGGTCGGTATTGGTTGCCAACTTCTTGTGGTGGTTGGTATTGGTTGGCAACTTCCTGTGGTGGTTGATTTTGGTTGCCTGTGTTCTGTGGAGGCTGGTATTGGTTGCCAATGTTCTTCGGTGGTTGATTCTTGTTGCCAACTTCTTGTTGGTATTGGTTGTTGTCTCCTTGTGGTGGTCGGTACTGATTTCCACTGAGTTTAGGGGGTTGGTATTGGTTCCCAGCATTTTGCGACGACTGTAATTTGTTGCCTATGTCTTTTGAAGGTTTAAGCTTGGTAATGGTAGACTTGGGAGGCTCAGACTGACTTCCGGTATTTTGTGGAGGCTGGTACTGGTTGCCAATGTTTTTAGGAGGTTGGTTTTGGTTGCTTCCTCTTTTGGGTGCCTGATACCGATTGTTACCACCCGCTGTAATTTGGGTTGGGCTGTTGACTCCCGAAGGTGTCTGgaacttgatattattattacttgaaggAGGTTGGTACTTGTTGCTGGTACTTCCCACCGGTGGCTGGTATTGGTTGATATTACTCGGTCTCGTTTGTATTTGGTTGCTACTTCCGGTCGGTAACCTGAACCGATTTCCCCCGTTAACTGGTGCTTGGTACGAACCGCTTGAACTGCTCGAACCGCTCGAACCCCCTGTAGGCCTACCTCCAGTCTTCTCATTGTTGTACTCGACCTCAGACATGTATCCCTTAGTGTGGTCCGCTTCGTAGTTAACGGTCTGGAAGGAAGGTTAGTTTGAAAGGTGTTCATTATCATGCactaacatacatatttatccacGTGAAAGAATCTTGAAAATGATGGGAGATTAGGTTTTCAGGTGTTACATTATTATACACGAATATCcagatttacttttttatatgggagaatatttaaaataatggaGGGTTAGGTTTCAAGAACATACTCACTAGTTTATTCATATGACAGAATCTTAAACATAGTTTgtgaaataaatcataaaaatcttTAGTTTAGAAGGATCACTGAGATGCATAAATTACCATGAATTattaccagggggggggggggggggggggggtgaaggggctgCTGACGTGGTTGTGTTATTtttcccatgtgtgtgtgtgtgtgtgtgtgtgtgtgtgtgtgtgtgtgtgtgtgtgtgtgtgtgtgtgtgtgtgtgtgtgtgtgtgtgtgtgtgtgtgtgtgtgtgcattccataataaacatgcatatattgtatatataaaaaagtatcttatactaatatattatatacacgtattacacacactcacacgtgtgtatgtaagtatatatatatatatagtatatatatatatatatatataaaatttaaaaaaaaaaaaaaaaaaaatataaattaatataaatgtagatatatatatattatattatatatatatataatagataataataatatattatatatattatatatatatatatatatatatatctatatatatatatatatatatatatatatcgtgattaGATAAATACTACGAAAAATAGAGAACCAACGCAAAGCAGTGCAACGTCCACGGACCTGTCGGCGCCCGTCGGGCAGCAGGACGTAGTACTGGCCGGTCACCACGCTCCCGTCGCTCGCCTCCTCGTGGCCGAAGTCGGATCCGCGCTCGGGGTCCAGCACGGAGTACGAGAAGGAGTACGGAGTCGCGGGCTCCTGCGGCGCAAGATACGGAAGGGTTGGGACGAAGTGCATTGCGCtttggcagtggtggtggtgctCTGAGCGTCGCCGCAGCACCACCTCTAGCAGAAATGTGGcgagtgcaaacacacacacatacgcaaacacacacacacacacacacaccacacacacacacacacagcaccacacaaacacaacaacacacacacaacaccacccacacaccacacacactacatatatagctatatatatatatatatatatttatataatataatatattatatatatattctatatattttgtttttttttttttttttttttttttttttatcattacaatgattTTAACATTTTCCCTTAAATTAAATACTGCTTCATATCACCTACTTGAAAGTAATGGCAACGTACCTTTCCACCTTGCGCATTCTGGCCGCCTCCTGCGTGTCCACGAGGCCCATTAGAAGCCTGGGGAGAAGACCCTGATCCTGAGTATTGCTGAGGTCGGCCTTGACCCCGTCTGTTGGGAAGTAACGAACGCTTCCGAGGAGCTGGGTCCTCTCGCCGGGGCAGAGCGCGACCTTGTGGTACACGCAGAGGTTGAGGCTGAGGCAGCAGAGGTGTTGATTCATCAAGCGAGGCTTTGTGACCCGACGGCGCTGACGAAGGCTTTGGCTTCTGAGCGGCGGGTTCTGCCGATATAGAGGACGTGGGCTGTTGCTGCTGAGTTGGTTCCTCTGACTGATGAGTGCTGTTCTTTGACTGCCCGGGAGGAACGTCTTCTGTCTTTTTCGGGGGCTGGGTAGGACTGCTCGCCGGCGTCTGTGTCGGTCCCTGTGTCGTTGTATCTAAAGGCGTCGGGGTTGGATGCAAGGTCTTCGTGGAATTCGTCTGGGAAGGTTCGGTGGTGTTCACGTCAGCGGAAGCCAACGCTTGAAGGACGATCACCATCAGGCAGGTCCTCACCAGGGACACACGCTGGGAGGCCGGTAAATTAGGTAAAATAAAGGCTTCTAAATAGGGAGAAAATTGTCATTGTTGGGATGTAGTCTGTATTGTATGTGATAAAATGCTTTATATCTAAACAAATATTTGTTCTGTAAAATGTTAAGCATTTGTAGCTATCTATTAATAAATTTCTTAATTCATGAATACTGATGAAGTCCATatgaaatttaaacctacatCTATAGGCCATAACTCACACCACTGACACTGTATAAACAAAGGTTAATTATAATTCAAGCTGCCAGTTGTTGTCAGAATGCTTATTGTATTCGAGTGCACTATGTACACGCGGCGAAAAGACTCTCTAATTGATTTCTATAACCACAAGACTGCAACACGACGTTTATGATTGGCGAGTGAAATTATGCACTATCATAGGTATTGTTGTAAAGGTAAAAACGTCATGGTATTTGCACTGCGTTTCTAATACAAATATAGGTCAAATTATCATGAGGGTGTTATGTGTCATTGTCAATGATTCTTTACGAACGGCAAGCTTGGCAATGATAATTTGTTGCCTTTAAGGATACATTAACACTATTTTAGAGACATAgcgttaatattatattatccacCATTGCCGAGATGAACATCATATTtttcacaattatattataaaaagtgaTTCAGTATTCACAAAAGATTCCCCCAAAACTCACCATTGCAGGTGCCATCGTGTTGATCTCACTCTTCCACCGTTTATGGGTTTTATCAAAGTCCAGCGAAAAATAAACTTtgctaagaggaaggaagctcctcCCTTGTTGGCTTCCCAAGACAGACTGGATGCCATCATTTTGAAGTGGCAATTATTTATATGCAGTGGCGCCCCCTTCCCGCCATTTCCCCCCCAGAGAATCCGAAGAAAGTGGGAGTATGTGACTTATGCACGGACGAAAAAAGGGCTATGATAACATTATTTACAACTCGGAAtagaattgtcttttttttttttttttttttactttcctttttttttacttacgtaTGTCAACCATTTAGACGACGCATTTGAAAAATACTCTAGGTACTATTGTGTTGCGAGATTGCTTTTTCAGATCGGATTACTCGAaccgtttttttcatctttatttttcttttttttgtatttatggtggagggggggggggctattacATCATctgctcttttccctctttccttatttttgtttttctcattcgCTCAATTTCATCTGTCTgcccaactctccctctctctcacttcctgtttgaatgttattttttttccatattcattctttttttgtttttcgctttATGCACTTCTTTCATTTCGGTATCTTTGTGTTCTCGTtcgtcgttttttcttttccatgcCTTGCCTGTCTCTTGCCTCGCTCTCACTCCATATATTCTACGATTTGTCTATCCacgctttttatatataaacacgcgcgcgtgcatatatatatatatatatatatatattatatatatatatatatatatatatatatatatatattcatattatatatatatatatatatattatatatatatattttttttttttttttttttttttttttttttttttgtttcttctttctttctttattctttttatttaaatatatatctgtatatatgtatacatgtatatatatgtacacacacacacacacaaacacatatctatctatctatccatctatatatatatatatatatatatatatatatatatatacgtatatagaatagatagatagatagatagacagatgcatagaGTACATAgacaataaatataaattgtgtgtagatatacatatatatatatatatatatatatatattatatatatatatatatatataatatatgatattatgtatatatacatatatatatatataatatatatctataatatatatatatatatacatatatgtgtgtgtgtgtgtgtgtgtgtgtgtgtgtatgtgtgtgtgtgtgcgcatgtgcgtgtgtatatatatatatatatatatataaatatatatatatatatatatatatatatatatatatatatattatatataaacatattatgtgtgtgtggttgcatgtatgtgtatatatagtttactcttttctctctttctctgtttatcttctttcctgtttctttccctccccctccatccgtcATTTCACCTCCGCCTCGGCCCCGCCCACAACCTCCTCGACAAACTTCATAGATTTCTCTCGGCTAATAACCATGGTTGGATATCTCGCCTGACTTTCTCACGAAGACGCTTAAGGCCGTGAgtcaacaatattattttttttttgaagttcacGGAGCGTACTTTTTGAAAACGACCTTTTGTCGGTATCTTCCCTCGGCCCGTGGAAGGGGATTCAGAGAAGAGTTAAGGCGATTCGATCCAATTCTTGCGTTTCGCTTTTGTTCGTCTCGGGGGATTGGAGCGACCTCTATGCTTGATGGcggatgtttgtgtgtatgggcggGCGTGTGTTTAATAtgtttacgtttatatatatatatatatatataaatatatatattctatatatatatatatatatatatatgtgtgtgtgtgtgtgtgtgtgtgtgcgcgcgtgtgtgtgtgtgtatgtgtgtgtgtgtgtgtgtgtgtgtgtgtgtacatatacacacatcatatatgtgtgtatatatatgtatatatatacagtttatttatttgtgtatgctatatatatattatgtatatatttatatatattatgtatatatatataatataatataatatatatgtatatatatatatatacatatatatatctatataattatatatatatataatatatgtatataacatacattatacatatatatatatctatatatatatatatatatatatatatatatatatatatattgatatattgatatacatacaatatcgGAGGAAAAACGGttaatgatagattgatagaaagatatagatacagtTTTCATCAAGTATTGTCATTGGCGAATGATGGATATCCTATTTTCACGATCAAGCTTGCGTCCTCATCAGCAACGGCGCGTCaagcacacgctcgcacacacgcagacacggcCACGCATGCATTCacgtccaaacacacacacacacacacacacacacacacacatggcgacAGATGCGGAGAGATCCAAGAAACTCCTTGTAttagaagtaagagagaaaaaatcaaaatgagaGACTGTACAAAGATAAATATCTTCCGTCTGACATC is a window from the Penaeus monodon isolate SGIC_2016 chromosome 41, NSTDA_Pmon_1, whole genome shotgun sequence genome containing:
- the LOC119598447 gene encoding basic salivary proline-rich protein 2-like; protein product: MAPAMRVSLVRTCLMVIVLQALASADVNTTEPSQTNSTKTLHPTPTPLDTTTQGPTQTPASSPTQPPKKTEDVPPGQSKNSTHQSEEPTQQQQPTSSISAEPAAQKPKPSSAPSGHKASLDESTPLLPQPQPLRVPQGRALPRREDPAPRKRSLLPNRRGQGRPQQYSGSGSSPQASNGPRGHAGGGQNAQGGKEPATPYSFSYSVLDPERGSDFGHEEASDGSVVTGQYYVLLPDGRRQTVNYEADHTKGYMSEVEYNNEKTGGRPTGGSSGSSSSSGSYQAPVNGGNRFRLPTGSSNQIQTRPSNINQYQPPVGSTSNKYQPPSSNNNIKFQTPSGVNSPTQITAGGNNRYQAPKRGSNQNQPPKNIGNQYQPPQNTGSQSEPPKSTITKLKPSKDIGNKLQSSQNAGNQYQPPKLSGNQYRPPQGDNNQYQQEVGNKNQPPKNIGNQYQPPQNTGNQNQPPQEVANQYQPPQEVGNQYRPPQEVGNQYQPPQEVGNQYQPPQEVGNQYQPPQEVANQYQPPQEVGNQIPHHHTSWQQYDTTTGSWQSIPATTGSWQPIPTTTRSWQPIPTTTGSCQPIPATTGNRQPIPTTTGHRQPIPTTARRGEPVPPPSGSQYPLLGSQEHRSHKSIPDFKSTETRQFLGLITENVDIRGMAFKRDFIRLAFTATVTSRNLVILTS